The following DNA comes from Halobacillus litoralis.
AGACGGGGTGAACTTTGAGAAGAAAGGTGTTTCCGTTTATTTGCCTGAAGGTTATACGTCCCACTTCAGGGATCCTAAAGTGTGGAAAGAAGGAGACACATGGTATATGGTCGTAGGTGCTCAAAGTGAAGATTTGCAAGGGAAGGCCGTTCTGTTCAAATCAGAGGACTTTTCAGAGTGGGAACACCTTGGAGTGGTTACAGGAAGCGGTGAAGGAAATCTTGGAGGGTTCGGCTATATGTGGGAATGCCCAGACTTATTTGAACTGGATGGAAAGCATATCCTGGTTGTTTCTCCACAAGGGCTCGAAGCCGAGGGGATGCAATTTGCCAATACGTACCAAAGCGGTTACTTCGCCGGTTCTTTGGATTTCGAAAAAGTTCGTTTGAATCATGGAGATTTTCGTGAATTAGACAGGGGATTTGAATTTTACGCCCCTCAAACAACTCTTGATGAAAAAGGGAGGCGAATCCTGATCGGCTGGATGGGAGTGCCTGACCAATACGAACAGGCCCAGCCCACAATCGAAAACCACTGGATCCATTGTTTAACGATTCCTCGAGAACTGACATGGAACGGGGAGCAGCTTATCCAGACCCCTTTAGATGAGCTGAAAGAAATGAGAGGACCGGTCATACTCCATTCATCTATTACCATAGAGAATGATCAGAAAGCGGTCAGAGGAATTGAGGGAAAGTCCATTGAATTGAACTTAGAATTCGATGAGATAGAAAATCAGTTCGCGATTGAAATGTTCCAATACGCTTCCCTGAGCTATAAAGATGGAATTCTTACGTTATCAAGGCCTCATTTTGAAGAGAATCAAAAAACAGAATTCCGAAGAGTTGAATTGGCAGGAGAATTGAAAAGTCTTCGTCTGTTCATCGATCATTCTTCTTTGGAAGTTTTTGTGAACGAAGGGGAAGAGGTCCTCACCTCAAGAATTTTCCCACAAGCCGAAGATGAACATATTTTGTTCACATCACTAGGTACGAGCACTTTTTCCATTGAACAATGGAAGTTGAAAGGCTTCCAATAAATTTGAGAGTATTTTCCTATCCTCTTATGGAATTCCTGCAGTTTGTGATAAGATATTCTTACGTAAATCGCACGAAGGGGTCATTCAAATGAGTCAATCTTCTAAGAAAATGAAAGCGAACGAACGAAGAGAACATGTTTTATCTTTATTAAAACAAAGAGCAGAGCCGGTTACAGGGAGCTCTTTAGCTGAAGAAATGAAAGTTACAAGGCAAGTCATTGTTGGGGATGTATCCTTGTTGAAGGCAAGAAACGAGCCGATTGTAGCTACAAGTCAGGGCTACATGTACATGACAGATGCCAAAGAAGATTTGGCCTTTCAACGGACGATTGTCTGTCAGCATCCAGGAGAAGAAACGGAAAAGGAATTGAACATCTTGGTCGATCATGGTGTTCATGTTCAGGACGTAGTCGTGGAGCATCCAATATACGGCGATTTAACTGCTCAACTTAGAATTTCCAATCGCCGTGATGTGAAGAAGTTCATCCAACAAGTCCGCTCTACTCAGGCCTCCTTTCTATTAGAGCTGACAGATGGAATCCATACCCATACCATTGCATCTGACAGTAGAGAAGCCTTAGATGAAGCGGAAGCTGCTCTTGAAGAAGCAGGGATTTTGATGGAAAAATAATGGAGGATGGGAAGAGACATGCTTAGATGATTGAAAGCATGTCTCTTTTTTCTTGTGTTCAGGAAATTAGTGGATATCAAATGCAATATAAGCTCCATCCAGCTCCAGCGCCAGCGCCAAGCCCCTCGAGGTCTTAAGCAAACCTTTGCTGGGACAAAATGCCTTTTCGTAAGCAGGCGCTTGCTTGTACTTTTCGTTTCTATTGAAAAGAATTTGTTTAGAATATGATATATTAAAAGAGCGATCTTTTGTTAGAAAAAGGCAGGTGAGCCACATTGAATATACTTCCATATATACTGACTTTCATCTTGGGCTTGAATGTGCTATTAGCCTTGGCAATCATTTTTCTTGAGCGCAGGGATGCCAGCGCCACTTGGGCTTGGTTGATGGTTTTGCTCTTTTTACCAATTGCAGGCTTCCTTCTGTATTTGGTTTTTGGACGGCGATTAAGTAATAAGGAAATTTTCACTTGGGATAAAAAAAGCAGGTTAGGACTATTGACAGCTGTACAGGACCAACTGGCAGCAATCAAGGAAGATAGACTCGCAGTGCACCCAAAAGCCATCATTCCATATGAAGACTTGATCTATATGCATTTGAAAAATAATGATGCATTACTTTCACAAAACAATGAAGTGGAAGTGTACACAGATGGCCAAAAGAAATTTCATGCACTCATCGAAGATATCGAGAAAGCAGAAGACCATATCCATCTGCTTTATTATATTCTTAGGGACGATAATCTGGGGCAGCGCTTAGCTGAAGTACTGATGAGAAAGGCAAGAGAGGGAGTAGAAGTCAAACTTCTCTATGATGATATGGGATCAAGGTTGCTGACTCGTGGATATAAGAGGAAATTGAAAGAGGCAGGGGTGCAAGTCGAATCCTTCTTTCCCTCCTTTATACCTAAAGTGAATTTGAAAATTAATTATCGTAATCACCGAAAACTGGCCATCATTGATGGTGAAATAGGTTATATAGGCGGATTTAATATCGGAGATGAATATTTAGGTTTCAATAAACGATTCGGGTACTGGAGAGATACTCACTTGAGAGTAGAAGGGGAAGCGGTGAACAATATGCAGACCCGCTTTATTCTTGATTGGAATCAGGCGTCGAGACGGGATATCGTTTATGAAAATCGATATTATCAAGCAAAACCCAAAGGTGATGTCGGGATGCAAATCGTTTCCAGTGGACCGGACTCGGAGTGGGAGCAGATTAAACATGGGTACCTTAAAATGATACTCTCAGCTAAAGAGTATGTGTACATCCAAACTCCCTATTTCATCCCGGATGATAGTTTACTTGATGCCTTAAGGGTGGCAGTCTTATCCGGAGTAGATGTAAGGATCATGATTCCGAATAAACCGGATCATCCATTCGTCTATTGGGCGACTTTCTCCAACATTGGCGATATGTTGAAAGCAGGAGCGACTATCTATGTATATCAAAAGGGTTTCTTACATGCGAAGACGCTGGTTGTCGATGGGAATATCGCTTCCGTTGGGACAGCGAATATCGATGTTAGGAGCTTTCGATTGAACTTTGAGGTCAATGCGTTTATCTATAATCCTGATGTATCTCAATTGTTAGCTGATCGTTTTCATGAAGATATTGTTGAATCTACGGAACTTACTTTTAAATTGTATCAATCGCGATCGAAATGGATCAGGTTCAAAGAAGCCATTTCCCGCTTGCTGTCTCCTATCTTATGAAACGTTGAAGCATATCAGGGGTGGGAACGGTAAAAACCCTTGATGGTGAGCACCTTCGGATAGCTGTTTGCCCCGCTAGTTTTCCAGCATACCAGCTGGCTTATTTAAAAAACTTTCCT
Coding sequences within:
- a CDS encoding glycoside hydrolase family 32 protein codes for the protein MLSERDLELRKLANEEIEKYKDKVEADPYRLNYHHMAPVGLLNDPNGFIQWKGTYHLFYQWMPFDTDHGAKFWGHYSSEDFVHWKHEDIALTPSDWFDENGVYSGSAIAHDDHLYLFYTGNVKDEKGERESYQCVAVSEDGVNFEKKGVSVYLPEGYTSHFRDPKVWKEGDTWYMVVGAQSEDLQGKAVLFKSEDFSEWEHLGVVTGSGEGNLGGFGYMWECPDLFELDGKHILVVSPQGLEAEGMQFANTYQSGYFAGSLDFEKVRLNHGDFRELDRGFEFYAPQTTLDEKGRRILIGWMGVPDQYEQAQPTIENHWIHCLTIPRELTWNGEQLIQTPLDELKEMRGPVILHSSITIENDQKAVRGIEGKSIELNLEFDEIENQFAIEMFQYASLSYKDGILTLSRPHFEENQKTEFRRVELAGELKSLRLFIDHSSLEVFVNEGEEVLTSRIFPQAEDEHILFTSLGTSTFSIEQWKLKGFQ
- a CDS encoding transcription repressor NadR, encoding MSQSSKKMKANERREHVLSLLKQRAEPVTGSSLAEEMKVTRQVIVGDVSLLKARNEPIVATSQGYMYMTDAKEDLAFQRTIVCQHPGEETEKELNILVDHGVHVQDVVVEHPIYGDLTAQLRISNRRDVKKFIQQVRSTQASFLLELTDGIHTHTIASDSREALDEAEAALEEAGILMEK
- the cls gene encoding cardiolipin synthase codes for the protein MNILPYILTFILGLNVLLALAIIFLERRDASATWAWLMVLLFLPIAGFLLYLVFGRRLSNKEIFTWDKKSRLGLLTAVQDQLAAIKEDRLAVHPKAIIPYEDLIYMHLKNNDALLSQNNEVEVYTDGQKKFHALIEDIEKAEDHIHLLYYILRDDNLGQRLAEVLMRKAREGVEVKLLYDDMGSRLLTRGYKRKLKEAGVQVESFFPSFIPKVNLKINYRNHRKLAIIDGEIGYIGGFNIGDEYLGFNKRFGYWRDTHLRVEGEAVNNMQTRFILDWNQASRRDIVYENRYYQAKPKGDVGMQIVSSGPDSEWEQIKHGYLKMILSAKEYVYIQTPYFIPDDSLLDALRVAVLSGVDVRIMIPNKPDHPFVYWATFSNIGDMLKAGATIYVYQKGFLHAKTLVVDGNIASVGTANIDVRSFRLNFEVNAFIYNPDVSQLLADRFHEDIVESTELTFKLYQSRSKWIRFKEAISRLLSPIL